DNA sequence from the Anabaena sphaerica FACHB-251 genome:
TGCTAATGGGTATAATTTAAACCAATAATTTTTCTTAGCTTTTTCTTAACATTTATTAACCATGAACTATGAACCATGAAATATTATGAATATACCAACTTTAAACCCAATAGTTTTCAGTTAAGCCAAAAATATCATTGTGTAGGTTGGGTTGAGGAACGTTCGCGAAGTGTGCCGAAGGCAAGGCATAACCCAACATTTATCAGCATCTGTTGGGTTGCGCTATCGCTTAACTCAACCTACAATAACTCTCTTCTTTTTTCTTCTTGTCCTTTGCGCCCTAATGCCTCCGGCACGCTCCGCGAACGTGGTTCAATTATATCAAAATATTGGTACATTTTATTAATTAGAAAAAATCAAATTACACAGTTTAAACCTATGCGTCTAAATCTAGCAAATCTCAGTTTAATTACTTTCCTAATATCTGGATATTTCTTAACACCCTCCAATAATTTTGATCCTGTATTCGCTCAAGAAGTGAGTAACCAAACACAGAAAGAACAAGCTGATCGGTTATTGAGAGAAACAATTTATTTATGGAGGAAGAGTCACATACATACAAGAGGTTATGATAGAATTATTAATGGTTTTAAAAAGACTTTACAAGCATATCAAAAAATAGGAGATAAACCTGGAATTACTAAAACATTGGATTATCTAGCATTTATATATAACAGCGAAAAAAAATACCAGCAAGCAGTTAATTATTATCAACAAGTATTAAAACTTCAACAAGAGTTAGGTGATAGTAAGGGTGAAACAGAAACCCTTATTAAAATCATGAATATTGAAAGTGAACAAAGTCGCCAACTTTACGAACAAGGACAATATCAAAAAGCATTAGAAAAATTACAAAAAGTTTTAAAATTCAGGGGACAACTAGATTTACAAGATTTAAAGGGACAACTGGATTTACAAGATGTAAAAATTCAAACAGGTTTCATCATTAACAAAATCGGTATGATTCATCATACTTTAGGAGAATATGAAACAGCTTTAAAATTTTATCAACAATCTTTATCAGTTTTTCGAGAAGTTACCACAAACCCAGTAGAAACAGTTCCTTGGGTATGGACTGTGTTTTTTAACATGGGAGAAATTTATCAATCTTTAGGAGAAAATGAACGAGCGTTAAATAGCTATCAGCAAGCGTTACAGTTAGCTCAAAAAAATAATATTGGCTCAGAAGTAAGAAATATCAACGCCATTGGTAATAGTTATTATCGCTTGAAAAAATATGATTTAGCCTTAAATTTTTATCAACAATCTTTAGCAAAACTTCCAGGAGTTAAGAACAAAAAAGAAAAGAAATTATTAGAAGCATTGACTTTTAATAATATTGGACTTGTTCACCTTGATCAAGGAAAATATGACCTATCTTTAAAGTTTTTACAGCAAGGTTTAACGATTGTTAAATCACTGCGAGATAAACTTTCTCAAGGAGTGATTTTAGATAGTATTGGTAAGGTTTACTTCCAACAAGGTAAATATCAATTAGCAGGTAATTTTTATCAACAATCTTTAACACTTTTTCAGGAAGTTGGCTACAAAGCAGGCGAGAGTAAAGTTTTGAGTAGTCTTGGTTATTTGTTAGAAAAACAAAACCAACCACAAGTAGCAATTGTGTTTTTTAAAAAATCAGTGAATGTGAGAGAAGGAATTAGAAATAATATTAAAGGTTTATCCCAAGAGCAACGACAATCTTATACTGAAACCATTGCAGAAGATTATAGAAATTTAGCTGATTTATTATTAAGAGAAAATCGCATTTTAGAAGCGCAGCGAGTATTAGATTTACTCAAAGTTCAGGAATTATCGGATTATTTAAATAATATACGGGGAAGTAAAAATACTACTCAAGGAATTACAGAACGCCCTCAAGAAAAGCAGATTATAACAGGAATTTCAGCACAAATAAATAAAGCAATTTCTCAAGGTCAAGAACTAGCTTTACTGGAAAATGTTTCTATTAATAAAAGGACAGAAAAACAAAAACAGCGTATCATCGAATTAAGAAAAAATGAACAAGAAATTACTAAACAGTTTACAGCATTTCTAGAAAGTCCCCAGGTGAAAACATGGATAGCGGAACTTCAAAGCACTACCCAAGGTCAAGCAATTGATTTAAATGCTTATGCTACCACGTTGCAAGATAACCTGAAAAAACTTCAACAAGATGCCGTAATTATCTATCCTTTTGTATTAGAAGATCGTTTAGAATTAGTATTAATTTCTCCTTATGCTCCTCCTTTACGTCGTACTGTTTCTGTCAAACGGGAAGAACTAAATAAAGCTATTACTGAATTTCGTTCTCAGTTAGGTACACCTATCCGTAGTCCTAAAGATGAGGCGCAAAAACTATACAATTGGTTGATTAAACCATTAGAAAATGATTTAGCTCAAGCAAAGACCAAAACCATAATTTACGCCCCTGATGGACAATTGCGTTATATTCCTTTAGCTGCTCTGTATGATGGTAAGCAATGGTTAGTTGAGCGTTTTCGTATTAATAATATCACTGCTGTTAGTCTGACTGATTTGAACACCAAACCGCAAAGTCAGTTAAATATTTTAGCTGCTGCTTTTAGTGAAGGTGAGTACACTTTTAAAGTGGGAGATAAGGATTTATATTACAGTGGTTTAGCCTTCGCTGGTA
Encoded proteins:
- a CDS encoding CHAT domain-containing protein yields the protein MRLNLANLSLITFLISGYFLTPSNNFDPVFAQEVSNQTQKEQADRLLRETIYLWRKSHIHTRGYDRIINGFKKTLQAYQKIGDKPGITKTLDYLAFIYNSEKKYQQAVNYYQQVLKLQQELGDSKGETETLIKIMNIESEQSRQLYEQGQYQKALEKLQKVLKFRGQLDLQDLKGQLDLQDVKIQTGFIINKIGMIHHTLGEYETALKFYQQSLSVFREVTTNPVETVPWVWTVFFNMGEIYQSLGENERALNSYQQALQLAQKNNIGSEVRNINAIGNSYYRLKKYDLALNFYQQSLAKLPGVKNKKEKKLLEALTFNNIGLVHLDQGKYDLSLKFLQQGLTIVKSLRDKLSQGVILDSIGKVYFQQGKYQLAGNFYQQSLTLFQEVGYKAGESKVLSSLGYLLEKQNQPQVAIVFFKKSVNVREGIRNNIKGLSQEQRQSYTETIAEDYRNLADLLLRENRILEAQRVLDLLKVQELSDYLNNIRGSKNTTQGITERPQEKQIITGISAQINKAISQGQELALLENVSINKRTEKQKQRIIELRKNEQEITKQFTAFLESPQVKTWIAELQSTTQGQAIDLNAYATTLQDNLKKLQQDAVIIYPFVLEDRLELVLISPYAPPLRRTVSVKREELNKAITEFRSQLGTPIRSPKDEAQKLYNWLIKPLENDLAQAKTKTIIYAPDGQLRYIPLAALYDGKQWLVERFRINNITAVSLTDLNTKPQSQLNILAAAFSEGEYTFKVGDKDLYYSGLAFAGKEVETLAQTIPNTRKVLNKQFNQDIVFEMNDYSVVHLATHALFTPGQPEESFIVLGNGDRITLRDIKNWRLPNVDLFVLSACETGLGDQLGDGREILGFGYQIQQTGARAAIASLWSVDDGGTQALMNAFYAVLKQGNITKAEALRQAQIAMITGNYGNIGETRRISVPKPINGDLTAQLSHPFYWSSFILVGNGL